A region from the Janthinobacterium agaricidamnosum genome encodes:
- a CDS encoding ABC transporter ATP-binding protein, giving the protein MQLDLDIRATLRSGKRRFDLHVQCTSGSQRIAMYGPSGAGKSMTLKAIAGLFTPDAGHIRLNGRTLFDSAAGINLPPQQRNVAYLFQDYALFPHLTVRQNVGFGLARGWFNPRAREKLQRVEHWLDAFHLQELAHQFPDELSGGQRQRVALARALVAEPAALLLDEPFAALDPALRVKMRLELSQWQQRLDVPMILITHDPEDARILGEHVLYLRDGQIDNREEHMALGERIG; this is encoded by the coding sequence ATGCAACTCGACCTCGACATTCGCGCTACCTTGCGCTCCGGCAAACGCCGTTTCGACCTGCACGTGCAATGCACCTCAGGCAGCCAGCGCATCGCCATGTATGGCCCGTCCGGCGCCGGCAAGAGCATGACCCTCAAAGCCATTGCCGGACTGTTTACACCGGATGCGGGCCATATCCGCCTGAACGGGCGCACGCTGTTCGACTCGGCCGCCGGCATCAACTTGCCGCCGCAGCAGCGCAATGTCGCCTACCTGTTCCAGGACTACGCGCTGTTCCCGCATCTGACGGTGCGCCAGAACGTGGGCTTCGGCCTGGCGCGCGGCTGGTTCAATCCGCGTGCGCGCGAAAAATTGCAGAGGGTCGAGCATTGGCTGGACGCATTCCACTTGCAGGAACTGGCGCACCAGTTTCCCGACGAGTTGTCCGGAGGCCAGCGCCAACGGGTGGCGCTGGCGAGGGCGCTCGTGGCCGAGCCGGCCGCGCTGCTGCTCGACGAGCCGTTCGCCGCCCTCGATCCGGCCCTGCGTGTCAAAATGCGCCTGGAACTGAGCCAGTGGCAGCAGCGCTTGGACGTGCCCATGATCCTGATCACCCATGATCCGGAAGATGCGCGCATCCTGGGCGAGCATGTGCTGTACTTGCGCGACGGACAGATCGATAACAGAGAAGAACACATGGCATTGGGTGAGCGCATTGGATAA
- the modB gene encoding molybdate ABC transporter permease subunit: protein MDIAWTALALSLKVAAWATALNLLLGIGTGYLLARTRFPGRELLDALLTLPMVMPPTVLGYYLLVLLGRRGTLGIWLQDNFGINLIFTWQGAVIASTVVAFPLVFKPARAAFEAVDGQLEQAARVLGISELAIFFRVTLPLAWRGILAGVLLGFVRALGEFGATLMVAGSIPGKTQTLSVAVYEAVQAGQDDVANTLVVIISLVCIVVLLSAGRLAPGRVAHK from the coding sequence ATGGATATCGCCTGGACCGCGCTGGCCCTGTCGCTCAAAGTTGCGGCCTGGGCCACGGCGCTCAATTTGCTGCTCGGCATCGGTACGGGCTATCTGCTGGCGCGCACGCGTTTTCCGGGGCGCGAGCTGCTCGACGCCCTGCTGACCCTGCCGATGGTGATGCCGCCCACCGTGCTCGGCTATTACCTGCTGGTGCTGCTGGGCCGGCGCGGCACCCTGGGCATCTGGCTGCAGGACAACTTCGGCATCAACCTGATCTTTACGTGGCAGGGCGCCGTGATCGCTTCCACGGTGGTCGCCTTTCCCCTCGTCTTTAAGCCCGCGCGCGCCGCCTTCGAAGCGGTTGACGGCCAGCTGGAGCAGGCGGCCCGCGTGCTGGGCATTTCGGAGCTGGCGATTTTCTTCCGCGTCACCTTGCCGCTGGCCTGGCGCGGCATCCTGGCCGGCGTGCTGCTGGGCTTTGTGCGCGCGCTCGGCGAATTCGGCGCCACCCTGATGGTGGCCGGCAGCATTCCCGGCAAGACGCAGACTTTATCCGTCGCCGTGTATGAAGCCGTGCAGGCGGGCCAGGATGACGTGGCCAATACGCTGGTCGTGATTATCTCGCTAGTCTGCATCGTGGTGCTGCTGTCGGCTGGCCGCCTGGCGCCCGGGCGCGTCGCGCACAAATGA
- the modA gene encoding molybdate ABC transporter substrate-binding protein → MCLTLRLTSLARLLGVTLLATAATSALAGEVVVSAAASLTNAFKDAAQSYEAQYPGSKVSLNFAASGVLLQQIVKGAPVDVFASADQETMDAAQKQGLVLPADRMDFVGNSLVLIVPHDSKLGIKALADLTHKGVTRVAIANPASVPVGRYSEGALKKAKLWEAVQPKAIGTQNVRQSLDYVARGEVDAGFVYATDAAIMKDKVNVVLDVPLDAPVLYPIATIKGSGNAAEAKRFVSYLQTAPAQAILAKYGFKKP, encoded by the coding sequence ATGTGCCTCACCTTGCGCCTCACCTCCCTCGCCCGCCTGCTTGGCGTCACCCTGCTCGCCACTGCCGCTACCTCCGCCCTTGCCGGCGAAGTGGTCGTGTCGGCCGCGGCCAGCCTGACGAACGCGTTCAAGGATGCGGCGCAAAGCTACGAGGCGCAGTATCCGGGCAGCAAGGTGTCCCTGAACTTTGCCGCCTCGGGCGTGCTGCTGCAACAGATCGTCAAGGGCGCGCCCGTCGACGTGTTTGCCTCTGCCGACCAGGAAACCATGGATGCGGCGCAAAAGCAGGGCCTGGTATTGCCGGCCGACCGCATGGACTTCGTCGGCAACAGCCTGGTGCTGATCGTGCCGCACGATAGCAAGCTGGGCATCAAAGCTTTGGCCGACCTGACGCACAAGGGCGTGACCCGCGTGGCCATCGCCAACCCGGCCAGCGTGCCCGTCGGCCGCTATTCGGAAGGCGCGCTGAAGAAGGCGAAGCTGTGGGAAGCCGTGCAGCCGAAAGCCATCGGCACGCAAAACGTGCGCCAGTCGCTCGACTATGTGGCGCGCGGCGAAGTCGATGCGGGCTTTGTCTACGCCACCGACGCGGCCATCATGAAAGACAAGGTGAACGTGGTGCTGGACGTGCCGCTCGACGCGCCCGTGCTGTACCCGATCGCCACCATCAAGGGCAGCGGCAATGCCGCCGAAGCGAAGCGCTTCGTCAGCTACCTGCAGACGGCACCTGCGCAAGCCATCCTGGCCAAGTACGGGTTTAAAAAGCCATAA
- a CDS encoding putative DNA modification/repair radical SAM protein, with protein sequence MELTDKLEILADAAKYDASCASSGAPKRDSIGKDGFGATSGMGICHSYTPDGRCVSLLKILLTNYCLYDCQYCVNRRTSNVPRARFTVAEVVKLTSDFYLRNYIDGLFLSSGIIQSADYTMEQLVQVARELREVHQFRGYIHLKTIPDADPALIALAGRYADRLSVNIELPTQDSVQKLAPEKSVHTIKLAMGAIRRKLDEKAEEPRSPRFAPAGQSTQMIVGADASDDQQILATAETLYGSYKLKRVYYSAFSPIPDSPKSVPLAPPPMLREHRLYQADFLLRSYGFQASELLPASGGNLALDIDPKLAWALAHREHFPLDLNRAAQHMIARVPGIGLRNAQRIVDLRRLRQVRYADLSRLRCSMKKIVPFIITADYFPARDTTASEQLRRAMADAPQQLNLWPELQAA encoded by the coding sequence ATGGAATTGACGGACAAGCTGGAAATCCTGGCCGACGCGGCCAAGTACGATGCGTCCTGCGCCAGCAGCGGTGCGCCGAAGCGCGATTCCATCGGCAAGGACGGTTTTGGCGCCACCTCGGGCATGGGGATTTGCCACAGCTACACGCCGGACGGGCGCTGCGTCTCGCTGCTGAAGATACTGTTGACCAATTACTGCCTGTACGATTGCCAGTACTGCGTCAACCGCCGTACCTCGAACGTGCCGCGCGCGCGCTTTACGGTGGCCGAAGTGGTGAAACTGACCAGCGACTTTTACCTGCGCAACTACATCGACGGCCTGTTCCTCAGTTCCGGCATCATCCAGTCGGCCGACTACACGATGGAGCAACTGGTGCAGGTGGCGCGCGAGTTGCGCGAGGTGCACCAGTTCCGCGGCTACATCCACCTGAAAACCATCCCCGACGCCGATCCGGCCCTGATCGCGCTGGCGGGCCGCTATGCCGACCGGCTCAGCGTCAATATCGAATTGCCGACCCAGGACAGCGTGCAGAAACTGGCGCCGGAAAAGAGCGTGCACACAATCAAGCTGGCCATGGGCGCCATCCGCCGCAAGCTCGATGAAAAGGCCGAAGAACCGCGCTCGCCGCGCTTCGCGCCGGCCGGGCAAAGCACGCAGATGATCGTTGGCGCCGACGCCAGCGACGACCAGCAGATCCTCGCCACGGCCGAGACCCTGTACGGCAGCTATAAACTCAAGCGCGTGTACTACTCGGCCTTCAGCCCCATCCCCGACAGCCCGAAAAGCGTGCCGCTGGCGCCGCCGCCGATGCTGCGCGAACACCGGCTGTACCAGGCCGATTTCTTGCTGCGCAGCTATGGTTTCCAGGCCAGCGAACTGCTGCCCGCCAGCGGCGGCAACCTGGCGCTCGACATCGATCCGAAACTGGCGTGGGCGCTGGCGCACCGCGAACATTTTCCGCTGGACTTGAACCGCGCGGCGCAGCACATGATCGCGCGCGTGCCCGGCATCGGCCTGCGTAACGCGCAGCGCATCGTCGACCTGCGCCGTTTGCGGCAAGTGCGCTATGCCGACCTGTCGCGCCTGCGCTGCAGCATGAAAAAGATTGTCCCGTTCATCATCACGGCCGATTACTTTCCCGCACGCGACACCACCGCCTCGGAACAATTGCGCCGCGCCATGGCGGACGCACCGCAGCAATTGAACTTATGGCCGGAGCTGCAGGCAGCATGA
- a CDS encoding UdgX family uracil-DNA binding protein (This protein belongs to the uracil DNA glycosylase superfamily, members of which act in excision repair of DNA. However, it belongs more specifically to UdgX branch, whose founding member was found to bind uracil in DNA (where it does not belong), without cleaving it, appears to promote DNA repair by a pathway involving RecA, rather than base excision.), giving the protein MSTFVRLAQSFDAWRAAARELIARGVPPADVAWQSQPGDGDLFSSTPEATDTGAPPLRLPRQLVELLESAACFNVHDRWAFLYQVLWRWQQGQHDVVSPADADGARLHAMVKAVHREEHDMHAYVRFRERAESDGAPRFVAWFEPTHEVLPQVARHFARRMGKASWMIATPGASMLWDGATLHAGPALLRGAADIDDAGEALWLTYYRSIFNPARVNADLLHSHIPSRFWKNLPEGAIVPAMLSGAANGERRTGQTASVGQRQGAAMIPISAERAQPVRGAATTLDQCRRCELWQHATQAVPGTGPHTARIMLVGEQPGDQEDLAGLPFVGPAGALLDKAMREAGIARDSIYLTNAVKHFKWEPRGKRRLHKTPAQREILACHGWLEEEIERGKPQVIVALGSTALKSVLQDGAASMTPLIGTPIEHDGRWVVTVYHPSYVLRARDEESRRQAYAVIVDGLRQALRLLQEPHHGVAAGTSCASSRRA; this is encoded by the coding sequence ATGAGTACGTTCGTGCGGCTGGCGCAATCGTTCGACGCGTGGCGCGCGGCGGCGCGCGAACTGATCGCGCGCGGCGTGCCGCCTGCCGACGTGGCCTGGCAATCGCAGCCCGGCGACGGCGACCTGTTTTCCTCCACGCCAGAGGCCACGGATACCGGCGCGCCACCGCTGCGCCTGCCCCGCCAGCTGGTGGAACTGCTGGAGAGCGCCGCCTGTTTCAACGTGCATGACCGCTGGGCCTTCCTGTATCAGGTGCTGTGGCGCTGGCAGCAGGGCCAGCACGACGTGGTGTCCCCGGCCGACGCGGACGGCGCGCGCCTGCACGCCATGGTCAAGGCCGTGCACCGCGAGGAGCACGACATGCATGCCTACGTGCGCTTCCGCGAGCGGGCCGAAAGTGACGGCGCGCCCCGTTTTGTCGCCTGGTTCGAGCCCACGCACGAGGTGCTGCCGCAGGTGGCGCGCCACTTCGCGCGCCGCATGGGAAAGGCCAGCTGGATGATCGCCACGCCCGGCGCCAGCATGCTGTGGGATGGCGCCACCTTGCACGCGGGACCGGCCCTGCTGCGCGGCGCGGCCGACATCGACGATGCGGGCGAAGCGCTATGGCTGACGTACTACCGCAGCATCTTCAACCCCGCGCGCGTGAATGCGGACTTGCTGCACAGCCATATTCCCTCGCGTTTCTGGAAAAATTTACCCGAAGGCGCCATCGTGCCCGCCATGCTGAGCGGCGCGGCCAACGGCGAGCGGCGCACGGGCCAGACGGCCAGCGTGGGACAGCGGCAGGGCGCCGCCATGATCCCGATCAGCGCAGAGCGGGCCCAACCGGTGCGCGGGGCTGCCACAACACTGGACCAGTGCCGCCGCTGCGAACTGTGGCAGCATGCCACGCAAGCCGTGCCCGGCACAGGCCCGCACACCGCCCGCATCATGCTCGTCGGTGAACAGCCGGGCGACCAGGAAGACCTGGCCGGACTGCCCTTCGTCGGCCCGGCCGGTGCGCTGCTGGACAAAGCCATGCGGGAAGCTGGCATCGCGCGCGACAGCATCTATCTGACCAATGCCGTCAAGCATTTCAAGTGGGAACCGCGCGGCAAGCGCCGCCTGCACAAGACCCCGGCCCAGCGCGAGATCCTCGCCTGCCATGGCTGGCTGGAAGAAGAGATCGAACGTGGCAAACCACAGGTGATCGTGGCGCTGGGCAGCACGGCATTGAAATCCGTGCTGCAGGATGGCGCGGCCAGCATGACGCCGCTGATCGGCACGCCCATCGAACACGACGGGCGCTGGGTGGTGACCGTGTATCACCCGTCATATGTGCTGCGCGCACGGGACGAAGAGAGCCGGCGCCAGGCCTACGCGGTGATTGTCGATGGCTTGCGGCAGGCGCTGCGGCTACTGCAGGAGCCGCATCACGGCGTCGCCGCCGGCACTTCCTGCGCCTCATCGCGCCGCGCATAG
- a CDS encoding bile acid:sodium symporter family protein, which yields MSSFSSAALLRNLKPDNFTIALLVTVALASFLPCTGQTAVVFGNITTVAIGALFFLHGAKLSREAVVAGVMHWRLHLLVLASTFILFPLLGLALRPLALTFLTPELYVGILFLCALPSTVQSSIALTAMARGNVPAAICSASASNFIGIFLAPILVGLLVAKGAESKSSVDAVLSIVMQLLLPFLAGQFLRRWIGRWVDRHKAMLKFVDQGSILLVVYTAFSEAVSEGLWHTISVETLVALGLFSIVLLALVLGLMTFISRRLGFSKEDEIAIVFCGSKKSLASGVPMAKVLFATHSLGMVILPLMLFHQIQLMICAVIAQRYARRDEAQEVPAATP from the coding sequence ATGTCTTCTTTTTCTTCCGCCGCCCTGCTGCGCAATCTGAAACCCGACAACTTCACCATCGCCCTGCTCGTCACCGTGGCGCTGGCCAGCTTCCTGCCCTGCACGGGCCAGACGGCCGTGGTCTTCGGCAATATCACCACTGTTGCCATCGGCGCCCTGTTCTTCCTGCATGGCGCCAAGCTGTCGCGCGAAGCCGTGGTGGCCGGCGTCATGCACTGGCGCCTGCATTTGCTGGTGCTGGCCAGCACGTTCATTTTGTTCCCCCTGCTGGGCCTGGCCCTGCGGCCGCTGGCGCTGACCTTCCTCACGCCTGAGCTGTACGTGGGCATCCTGTTCCTGTGCGCGCTGCCATCGACCGTGCAATCGTCGATCGCGCTGACGGCCATGGCGCGCGGCAACGTGCCGGCCGCCATCTGCAGCGCCTCGGCCTCGAATTTCATCGGCATTTTTCTTGCGCCCATCCTCGTGGGTTTGCTGGTGGCGAAAGGCGCGGAAAGCAAGTCGTCGGTCGACGCCGTTTTATCGATTGTCATGCAATTGCTGCTGCCCTTCCTGGCCGGCCAGTTCCTGCGCCGCTGGATAGGCCGCTGGGTCGACCGCCACAAGGCCATGCTCAAGTTCGTCGACCAGGGCTCCATTTTGCTGGTGGTCTATACGGCCTTCAGCGAAGCCGTCAGCGAAGGCCTGTGGCACACGATCTCGGTGGAAACCCTGGTCGCCCTGGGCCTGTTCAGCATCGTGCTGCTGGCCCTGGTCCTGGGCCTGATGACGTTCATCAGCCGCCGCCTGGGCTTTAGCAAGGAAGATGAAATCGCCATCGTTTTCTGTGGCTCGAAGAAAAGCCTGGCCAGCGGCGTACCGATGGCCAAGGTACTGTTTGCCACGCACTCGCTGGGCATGGTGATTTTGCCGCTGATGCTGTTCCACCAGATTCAATTGATGATCTGCGCCGTGATTGCGCAGCGCTATGCGCGGCGCGATGAGGCGCAGGAAGTGCCGGCGGCGACGCCGTGA
- a CDS encoding BON domain-containing protein, giving the protein MQTSKLFNTLVAAIVLSGASITASHAADSAPKAQAPADTVVAANAAAAVPDETITSSAKAALSADAQAAALPVKVATQQGVVVLSGDVPSAEAGDRVVQIVASVSGVKEIKNELKVKAAG; this is encoded by the coding sequence ATGCAAACATCGAAACTGTTCAATACCCTGGTTGCCGCTATCGTACTGTCGGGCGCCTCGATCACCGCTTCGCATGCAGCTGACTCCGCCCCAAAAGCACAAGCTCCTGCTGACACCGTCGTGGCCGCCAACGCCGCCGCTGCCGTCCCTGATGAAACCATCACTTCCTCGGCCAAGGCCGCCCTGAGCGCCGATGCGCAAGCCGCTGCCCTGCCAGTCAAGGTAGCAACCCAGCAAGGTGTGGTCGTCCTGTCGGGCGATGTACCGAGCGCCGAAGCGGGTGACCGCGTCGTGCAGATCGTCGCTTCCGTGAGCGGCGTGAAAGAAATCAAGAACGAGCTGAAAGTCAAAGCCGCCGGTTAA
- a CDS encoding sigma 54-interacting transcriptional regulator, producing the protein MSEHAHILLVDDDPDLLRLLTIRLKAGNYRVTAVGSAEAALARLAVELPALVITDVQLPGRDGLALFDEIRRQHAALPVILLTAHGTIPDAVDATARGAFAYLTKPFDGKLLMEKVAYAINLSTVMPAPASGDESWRAELISRSAQMAELLAEAKLVAGSDASILIRGPSGTGKELLARALHNASRRAKAPFIAVNCGAIPEQLLESELFGHVKGSFTGAVGNREGLFQAADGGTLFLDEIGDMPLPLQVKLLRVLQERAVRPVGADQTRPVDVRLLSATHRDLDVAMAEGQFREDLYYRLNVVTLTLPPLAERREDIALLANHFLQKLAAKYQKTLNGFAPDALTALVAAPWPGNVRQLVNVVEQVCALATAPLVPLSLVQRALRVPSLEALSYNEAKQRFERDYLIQLLRLTDGNVADAARLADRNRTEFYRLLQKYELTPALFRADGDPVAD; encoded by the coding sequence ATGAGCGAGCACGCCCACATTTTATTGGTCGACGACGACCCCGACCTGTTGCGTTTGCTGACCATCCGCTTGAAGGCGGGCAACTACCGCGTGACGGCCGTGGGCAGCGCGGAAGCGGCGCTGGCGCGCCTGGCCGTGGAATTGCCGGCCCTGGTTATTACCGATGTGCAATTGCCGGGCCGCGACGGCCTGGCCCTGTTCGATGAAATCCGCCGTCAGCACGCGGCCCTGCCCGTCATTTTGCTCACGGCGCACGGCACCATTCCCGATGCCGTCGATGCGACGGCGCGTGGCGCGTTTGCCTACCTGACGAAGCCGTTCGACGGAAAGTTGCTGATGGAAAAGGTGGCGTACGCCATCAACTTGTCCACCGTCATGCCGGCGCCCGCGTCCGGCGATGAAAGCTGGCGTGCCGAACTGATCAGCCGCAGTGCGCAGATGGCCGAGCTGCTGGCCGAAGCCAAGCTGGTAGCGGGGTCCGACGCCAGCATCCTGATCCGCGGTCCCAGCGGCACGGGCAAGGAATTGCTGGCGCGCGCGCTGCACAACGCCAGCCGCCGCGCCAAGGCGCCGTTCATCGCCGTCAACTGCGGCGCCATCCCCGAACAACTGCTGGAATCGGAACTGTTCGGCCACGTGAAAGGCTCGTTTACGGGCGCCGTGGGCAACCGCGAAGGTTTGTTTCAGGCGGCCGATGGCGGCACCCTGTTTCTGGACGAGATCGGCGACATGCCGCTGCCGCTGCAAGTCAAATTGCTGCGCGTACTGCAGGAACGGGCCGTGCGGCCCGTGGGCGCCGACCAGACGCGGCCCGTCGACGTGCGCTTATTGTCCGCCACGCACCGCGACCTCGATGTGGCCATGGCGGAAGGGCAATTCCGCGAAGACCTGTATTACCGCCTCAACGTGGTCACCTTGACCCTGCCGCCGCTGGCCGAGCGCCGCGAAGATATCGCCCTGCTGGCGAACCATTTCCTGCAGAAACTGGCGGCCAAGTACCAAAAAACCCTGAACGGCTTCGCGCCCGACGCCCTCACGGCCCTGGTGGCGGCGCCATGGCCCGGCAACGTGCGCCAGCTGGTCAATGTCGTCGAGCAAGTCTGCGCGCTGGCCACGGCGCCGCTGGTGCCCTTGTCGCTGGTGCAGCGCGCCCTGCGCGTGCCGTCGCTCGAAGCGCTCAGCTATAACGAAGCCAAGCAGCGCTTCGAGCGCGACTACCTGATCCAGCTGCTGCGCCTGACGGACGGCAACGTGGCCGACGCGGCCCGCCTGGCTGACCGCAACCGCACGGAGTTCTACCGTTTATTGCAGAAATACGAGCTGACGCCGGCCCTGTTCCGGGCCGACGGCGACCCTGTCGCTGATTAG
- a CDS encoding HAMP domain-containing sensor histidine kinase: MSRLSFRQLLFAAFILTTGILTATSVQALLTLEHLARLGRETAAQAIALTEQSQRLSERTLAMERSARQFLVLDDPVFRERYAAAREEATAALQVLNRATPEFAPQLADEWTVQAQSAWEVLQAGKRRKRDGHAVVYRAFARMTQINDSLARESKTEIGSRNDALLAELERQRRLLGLLVGGAVLLAAVLATCFGFLLSRPLRRIETAIERLGEKRYDQPIVVGGPADTRRLGQQLDWLRQRLADLDADKERFLRHISHELKTPLAALREGVALLEDEVAGKLSDSQREIAGILQQNTASLQTQIEDLLRYNTAAFDAQHLAHSKVDLLVLLQDVVAAQRLQWLARRLTVEVQGESLIVQADRDKLATALANLLSNAVRFSPEGGTVRFSLACEGGRVRIDCIDEGAGVAPEDAARIFEPFYQGVRQAAGARNGNGIGLSIVREYIAAHDGSVTLLPRQAGAHFRIELPL, from the coding sequence TTGTCCCGACTTTCCTTTCGCCAACTGTTATTTGCCGCCTTCATTTTGACGACGGGTATCTTGACGGCTACTTCCGTGCAAGCCCTGCTGACCCTGGAGCACCTGGCCCGGCTGGGGCGCGAGACGGCGGCGCAGGCGATTGCACTGACGGAACAGTCGCAGCGCCTGTCCGAGCGCACCCTGGCCATGGAGCGCAGCGCGCGCCAGTTCCTCGTGCTGGACGACCCCGTGTTCCGCGAGCGCTACGCGGCGGCGCGCGAGGAAGCGACGGCGGCACTGCAAGTGCTGAACCGCGCCACGCCCGAATTCGCCCCCCAGCTGGCCGACGAATGGACGGTGCAGGCGCAATCGGCGTGGGAAGTGTTGCAAGCTGGAAAACGCCGCAAACGCGATGGCCACGCCGTCGTGTACCGCGCGTTTGCCCGCATGACGCAGATCAATGACAGCCTGGCGCGCGAAAGCAAGACGGAAATCGGCAGCCGCAATGACGCGCTGCTGGCCGAGCTGGAGCGCCAGCGCCGCCTGCTGGGCCTGCTGGTGGGCGGCGCCGTGCTGCTGGCGGCCGTGCTGGCCACCTGCTTCGGTTTTTTACTCTCGCGTCCGCTGCGCCGCATCGAGACGGCCATCGAGCGCCTGGGCGAGAAGCGCTACGACCAGCCCATCGTCGTCGGCGGCCCGGCCGACACGCGCCGCCTGGGCCAGCAGCTGGATTGGCTGCGCCAGCGCCTGGCGGACCTCGATGCCGACAAGGAACGTTTTCTGCGCCACATCTCGCATGAGCTGAAGACGCCGCTGGCTGCCCTGCGCGAAGGCGTGGCCTTGCTGGAAGACGAGGTGGCCGGCAAGCTCAGCGACAGCCAGCGCGAAATCGCCGGCATCCTGCAGCAAAACACGGCGTCGCTGCAAACCCAGATCGAAGACTTGCTGCGCTACAATACCGCCGCTTTTGACGCCCAGCATCTGGCGCACAGCAAGGTCGACTTGCTGGTCTTGCTGCAAGATGTGGTGGCCGCGCAGCGCCTGCAATGGCTGGCGCGCCGTTTGACGGTCGAGGTGCAGGGCGAGTCCCTGATCGTGCAGGCCGACCGCGACAAGCTGGCCACCGCCCTGGCGAACCTGCTGTCGAATGCCGTGCGCTTCAGCCCGGAGGGCGGCACCGTGCGTTTCAGCCTGGCTTGCGAAGGCGGCCGTGTGCGCATCGATTGCATCGACGAGGGGGCCGGCGTGGCGCCCGAGGATGCCGCGCGTATTTTTGAACCGTTTTACCAGGGAGTGCGCCAGGCGGCCGGCGCGCGCAACGGCAATGGCATCGGCCTGTCCATCGTGCGCGAATATATCGCCGCCCACGATGGCAGCGTCACTCTTTTACCGCGCCAGGCTGGCGCGCATTTTCGGATAGAACTGCCCTTATGA